The Fimbriiglobus ruber genomic sequence GAATTTGCGATTACGATAATCATCGGGCGGACATTACCGCATTCTCATTCATGATGGCAAGCAATATGTGCGGCATGCCCTCCATCCGCCCTGCAAGCCGTGCGGCATGATTGCCCGCCGTCAAAGCGTCTGGATCTACGGCCGGCACGACGCAATGCCGTCCGCCTTTCATGCCGTCATGACATCATGCTTTCATGACGGCAAGCAATCACGACGAAAGGCTGCCCATCCGTCTGGAAGGGTTTCATGCTGGGTGGCTGGACTTGCAGCCGTACTGATTCCCGTCTGGCAAGACGGCCAACCGGCTGGGCTGCTGACCGTCCGGCCAGTCAGCCCCCTGGCTGATTTTCGGAATTGCAACGTGCAATTCGTCCGGTGCTTTGCAGCGGGAAGACGCCTGATTACTTAACTCCACTTCCACCACTTCAAAATCTGCGAGGGCCATCCCATAAGCACAAGCCGCCAGGGGCGAATTTCGGCCGTCGTAAGCCGGCCAGCTTCGTTGTAAACGTGCGGACATGGCCGAGACCAAGCAAGCCCAGGAAAGCGACCTATGTACGAGGGCAAAAAGAAGCCCGCTCGGGTTCACCGGCGGGCTGATAGATGCTGTGACTGTAGGATTGGATGGAAATCAATCGGCTCCCTCGGCTTCACCTGCGGTTTCCACTTCGTAGTGATCGAGTGCCCGCAGACTCGCCGCCTCGAAGTCGTAGTTATTGCGATCGGCCCAATGTCTTAGATCACCGAGGAGATCGCTCAGGACATCCTCGTCATCGGTCCGGGTTGCCTTCTGAAAAGCCGTGACGGCAATCCCGGCCCAAGCGGCCCGCTTGTCGTTCATGCCTTCGGGATCGGGCTGCACAGTACGGCTACCTGTCGCCTCGGCGATAACGGCCCTCGCCTTGGCTCCCGCGTCCTCCTCGCCCTCGCTCAACGTGATACCGTACTTCTGGTCCTGATCCACGGTCTGCTCCAGCAAGTAGCTCAACGCATCCGTCAGTTTCTCGTGCAGATTCAGCCGGTGGACAATCAACCGGGCCGTCGCTTCGGCAAACTCCGCTTCGTCCCAGAAATGAACGCTGGCCATGAGTTCGCCATCCAGGCCGTGGATGTCGAAAGTCTCATCGGTCCCGTCGCTTTCCTGGCGGTAAGTGTAGGTCTGGTGCGTGGTCATCGTGGTGTCTCCTTGATCGTGGTTACGGAAGGTTTGGATCGCTCTACGCGAGCCATACCTTCTGCCACGTGGCGAACGCGGGGGTGAGCCGGAAAGCCCTGAGCGGCGGGAGGGGGATCACCCATGCTGGCAGGGAGCGAAGCGAACGAAGCATGGGGATACCCGCCGCGAACCGTAGGCGAGCGAAGCGAGGGGCTTGTAGGTGAGGGGGCAGCGCCCCATACTTCTTACGTCAGGGATCGCAGCGGCGTGGTCCGTCGGTCGCGCGATCGGGCGGTTCGGGGCGTGTCAGACGCCGCACATCCCGTGGCACTCACCGACCATCGGGTCGAGTGGTTCCGGGGCCAGGGCGTCGAAGTCGATCCCGATCAGCGGCCGGCACGACCGGTGCAGGTTGAGCGGTTGCCGGAACCCCCGGTGACACGCCGAGCCGTCTAACCGTAGGGCCTCGTCAATTGCGATCGCTTGCGCCCACCCGTCCGGGTCCGTGTTCCGCAGGATCCGCCCGCGGCGTTGTCGTGGAACGGGCAGAACACGCACGCCGACCGGGGGACCGGGTGCGGGGTCCGGCCGTCGAGCCAGTCCCGGCAATCCCGCCGGGTCCAACCGAGGTCGAGCAGCGGGTAGGCCGGCACCGTCCATTGCTTTCCGGCGAACCGCTTGCGGGCACGCACCGCTTGGTGTCACCGAGGGTGAACTGAACGCACCCCGCTTCGCCTCAGTCTGAGGAATACGGAGGCTCTGCTACCCTACTGCAGCCGTAGGCCAGGATGGCATTTTTGACGAAATCGAACTTGCCCCTGCCAGAGAACTCAGGCCGTGAAGAAGTACGCCATCCTGATCGCTGTCGAGGAGTACCTCGATAAGGCGATTGACCAAGTCGACTATGCAGCGAACGACGCAATCGCGTTTTCGAACGCGCTGGCCGAGCATGGGTTCGACAAGGCAGACCAGGTCGTCCTTATCAACAACCAAGCCACGAGGGGAGTGATCGAGTCGCAGGTCCGACGGGTCACCAAGCGGTTGCGGAAGGGTGACATTCTTTACTTCTACTACGCGGGACACGGATTCTCGAAGGGCGCAAAAAACTTCCTGACCTGCCACGACACGCTAGACGCCGACTGGGACGGGACCAGCGTCGCACTCGCCCCGATCTTCGGAGAATTGCAAGCCTCCGACTGCGAGCGCATCGTTCTGTTCCTCGACTGCTGCGAGAGTGGGGTAAAGGCCACTTCAGGCAGGCGCGGCATCTACGACAATCTGAAGGGGTACGAACTAGAAGCATTCCTGGACGATGCGAAGCACTGCTTTTGCTTTGCTGCTTGCCGATCCGACGAGAGTTCCTGGTCGAGCCCAAAGCTCAAACACGGCATCTGGACCCACCACGTCATCGAGGCGTTCAAAGGCGATGCGCCGCTGGCCCTTGAACGCAATCGATACCTAACTGCGAACTCGCTGCAGAACTACTTGAAGAGCGAGGTCCCTAGGACATTGCGCAAGACCCACACCACAAAGGAGGACCAGACGCCCTGGACCTATGGTGCTTCGAGCGGCGACTTCAAACTCGCCGACCTCGGACCCATTCTCGAAGAGCGTCGTGAGAAGGCAAACAAGGGTGTCACCCTCATCACCGAACTGTCGTTCACGGCCGAAGAGACGGAGTCGCTAAAAAGTCTTTCGGGCTGGAAGAAGCATTACCGCATCCCGAGTTACCACAACCACTCTGCGGAGGAGTTTGCCGCAAGCTGTGCCTTTGAAGAATTGAAGGAGGATTTAGACACGGTCTTCAATGGTCTAAAGAAGGCGTTCGGCTTTGTCCGTCGAGACCTTGAAGCACCTGACCCGGAACGCAGTTCAGGCGGCATTATTACGCCCTACTTCGACTACTCCGTCTCGGTGTCGCTCAACCCAGACGACCTGAGCGAGGTGATCTGGACCAGAACAGTCGACACCATCAAGAATCCCGAGCAAGTTACGTCCGATGCCTTCGCCCAGGTCTTCAACGGGGTGTTCGACACACTCAAGTTCTCGCTCCCGACGATGATCAAGATCGATGATTTCATCGACGCCGTCGAGGCGGCCAAGATTCCGGAACTGGAGATCGAGCACGACCGAGGTGCCAAATACTGCACACTCGAACTGGACGGAGCCGTCGGCAAAATCACTCTGACCACGACCAGCTTGTCGATCACCCACAGTCAAGCCCAGAACCCCAAGCAACTCATCGCCTCGTTCACCACTCTGCGGAAGTTGGCCCAAAGGCACAACGTGCCGCTTCTCTCCTTCACCTCGTCGCAGAAGCAGTTGCCGCCCGGGAAGCCTACTCCATGACCGTCGCGCGCTCGACTCGCTGGAGTAAGGTTGCCGTGGAATTCGCGAAGCAGAACCCGATCGTGTAGGACACCAAAACGCATTGAGAAGTGAGAGGGCATCCCGATGGCCGACAGCGTAGTGACTCCGAACGTCTTCCTGGACACGGAAGTGTTTGACGCGCACCATCTCGACTTCGACTCGCCAAACATCGAGCGACTTGCCCGCTTCGCTGCCAACGGGACGGTCTGTTTGCTGCTGACCACCGTGACCAAGCGCGAGGTGCTTGACCACCTGGAGAAGCAAGCAGCGGAGACGTTCCGAACTCTCAAGGATTTCCGCAAGCACTCGCGGGTGATGCGGAAGGTCCTACCTGGCGAGACGATGGACGCGTTGGACGCGGCTAAGCGAGAAGCAATGGCGGAAACGCTTGTCGCCAGGTTCGAGGAGTTCCTCTCCATCACATCGGCGACCGTCTTGCCAGTGGACGGAGTGCCGGCAGAGGCCGTGCTGACCAAGTACTTCGAAAAGCAGCCCCCGTTTGGAGAGGGGAAGAAGAAGTGCGAGTTCCCAGACGCCTTCGCGTTCTGTGCGCTACAGGCTTGGAGCGAGCAAAATGGCGACAAGGAGGTGTATGTGGTCAGTAACGACGGCGATTGGAAGAAGGCATGCGCCGGGCATCCGAGACTGATCCACGTCGAGAGACTCGACGAGTTACTCCAACTGTACGCGGACTCGGTCCTGGTCACCGCCCTGCTCGAAGCACTCGAAGCGAACAGTGAGGAGGTCTCGAACGAAATCAAAGTGCAGGTTGGCGAGGTCGGCGTTTACCCCGGTTCCAACCTCATCGACGGTGAGGTCGACGACCCGAACGGCAAGCACGTCGACATTGAGAATACTCGGATCGTGGAGGCGAAGGACGGAACCGCGTCGGCGAGCGTGCGATGCACTCTGACGATCGAAGCTTACGTGCAGGCCGACGACCCGAACTCGGCAGTCTACGACTCAGATGTCAAGGGCTACGTTCACGTTGGCCGCATTGGCGGATGGATTGAGCGCGAGTTCGAACGCGACGTCGAGGTCACGCTGAATTACGACCCAAAGCATCCGGAGAAGGCAAGTATTGTTGCCGCGCGATTCTACGACCAAGAGTTCGACCTCGACGTTGAGGAAGAGGAACTGTCCCGCGACGACACAGATCACGATGGCGGGACCGAAGACGAGCTTGATTAGCGCCTAGTTGCCTTCGCTTACTCGATAAGGCCACTCACCGAGCAGTCTTGCCGCCGACCTCGAAGTTCCATTTGCTCCCCTGGGTCGGCATCCTCCAGAACTCCAGTTCGTGGTGGCAGCTCTCCCGGAACGCGCGAACACACAACTCCCTACTCGACTTCGGCTCAAGCGGCAGAAGTCGGTCGACGAAGGACAGCACTTCACCGGCCAGCGTGGCGTACTCCGCAGACGAGTACGCGTCGATCCACTCCCGGTAGAACCCATCCGCCTTCGCCGTAGCGTTGATTCGCTTGCCAAGCTCGACAAAACCCCACAAGCAGGGCAACAGTGCCGAGACGATGACCGCGGGGGTGCCGACCGCGACGTACCGGTGAAGGTGGTTGGTGTAGTTTGCCGTGGCCGGAAGAACCTTGGAGTAGTCGCCGAGTTCGTGCTCGCAGCGGAAGTGTGCCGCGTAGTCCTTGTGAAGCTTCGAATCCGACTCCAGGGCTATCACGGCGGCCTTCGAGAACCACGCGACGAGTTCCGGCTCGTGCATCTTTGCAGCGGTGCGGTCGAGCAGTTTGGCCAGCTCGACCAGGTACAGGTAGTTCTGAACCACCCAGGTCCGGAACTGCTCGCGGTCGAGGCCGCCCGAAATCAACGCCTGAATGAACGGGGTGCCGAGCATCTCGTCCCAAATCGGCGCAGCCACTTCCCGGAGTTCGTCGCTGAACGGCCGCATCGAGACCTCGCTCCGTGACCGACGCAGAAAAGAGCCAGAAACGCCTTCTAGATAACTTGGTCAGCAGTCTCAAGTCACGTCCAGCGACAACTAGACGTGACTTCAGACCCACCCGGCGTCACCGATTCTTCGCGCGGGAATTTCCGCACATCTGGTACAATCTAGCGACTCCGCATACCGCCGCACGGCGGTTTTTTACACCGTGATTCTCATCTTGGCAGGAGCCCCATGACCCGCACTGTTCTGCTGCTATTCGCCCTCCTGGGCCTTTCTCTCGGCGTCAGCGCGGTCGGCGGTCAGCAACCGTCACCGGAGGCCAAGCCGGTCGAGAAGACCAAGCTGAAGGTGGCGCTATTCTCGCTGGTCGATTCGAACCTGATGCAAGAAGTGCTTCGGGCGATGTGGCGGGAGAAGCACCCAACCGTTGAACTCAAGTTCGTTGGTTGGGACAGCTACAAGCAGGACCCGGCCGAAGGCGTGGACGTGTTCGAGTACGACGCCATTTTCCTCGACTATATGGTGAAGAACGGGCTCGTGGCCAAGCTCGACAAGTCCGAGGTGAAGGACGCCGAAGACTTCTTCGACTTCGCGGTAGCAGGAAGTAAGGTTGGCGGCGATTTCTATGGCATCCCTCGCATCGCCTGCACGCCGGTCATCTTCTACCGGGCCGGAGACGAAGCGATTGAGAAGGCAAAGAGCATCGAGGAACTGCACAAGATTCTCGGCGACCGGCTCGACGCACCTCTCGAACCGAAGGAGAACGAGGGGCTTCTCATCAACCTGTCCGGCAGTACGAGCTGTGCCTGCTACTACCTCGACGCGGTATCAGACGGTTCGGGGACGTACAGCCCGATGCCGGCACTCCCCGAAGCAACGAAGCTCGACGCTACCGCACTGAAGAACCTGCAGCGGCTCACCCGCATGGGTGGGAGGGAGCAGGTGAAGTTCGAGGACAAGGTGTGGACGGACGACAAGCGGAGCGAGTGGTTCGCACAGGGCAAGGGACGGGCCATGGTGGGGTGGACGGAGCGGTTGTCGGCGATCCCCGTAGAGCAGCACGCAAAGCTGAAGTACCGCCCCTTCCCGTTGGCCGAGTCGAACGCGGTCAACCTCCTGTACGTGGACATGCTGTCGGTGAGCCCGAAGCTCGACGAGGGGCGTAAGAAGCTGGCACTTGAGTTCGCCAATTTCGCCGCATCGAAGGATGCGGTGATGGCGACCTTCCTCGCTCGGAACGCCAAGACCAGCAGCCCGCAGTACCTCTTGCCGGTTCGGAAGAGCGTCGCCGAGTCGACAGAGTTACGCACCGAAGCTCCATTCTACAACGACCTGGTGTCCATCCTGAACGAGAAACCCCAAGCATTCCGCATCGGGGACAGTTCGCGGAAGTGGCTTGCAGACAATCGTAAGGCGATCCAGGCCACCATCGTTGATGTGAAGTGAGCCAACTGCCGGGATGGCAAAGATGCATAGACTCACGGCTGAGCTTGCCGGCGTGGCATGTCAGCCGGGGGTGACAGCGTTCGCCGCCTGCCGCAACAGGCTTACGATCGTTTACTCGCGTCTTTTCGCCGACAGTTCATACGGTCCCGGTCGCCGTTTCGGCGAGATGAAGAGATGTTCTCCCGTTCGGTTCAGCTTTGAGACGGTGTTCGGCTCTACTATTGAGGAGTTTTTGAACGCCGAGCAGCGGGCGAACCTATATCCTTTCGCGATCGTTGAACTCCATAGCTCCAGCGACTGGATAAGCGATGCTCACCTCATTCGCACGTACCGGAACGCCCTCCCATCGTGGGTTGCCCGACAGGACGGTCCAGGCAGGCTCCAACTCGGTCGACCCGCTTAGGTCCGACACACCGAATAGGCTTTCACACTTTACACAGGGTTGCTGAACCCCGCGCCGTCTTCCCACGGAATCGCGGACTTAATCCGACACCGCTCCAAAAAATGACCGCCGAAAGCGGCATATAGAAGTGGGGTGAACGAAGTGATTTACCCCAAGTGATACCGGGGTATCATGCCGCATGCTTCGCATCACCCAGCAGCAATCCTCCGCGGCAGCTAAGAGGTACTACGCGACCGCCGACTACTACAGCGAGGGGCAGGAGATCGTCGGCAATTGGGGCGGGGAGGCGGCGCGGATGCTGAATCTCCGTGGGCAGGTGAACAAGGATGCCTTCGCCCGGCTGTGCGACAACCTTCACCCGGAGGCCGAACAATCGCTGACCGCTCTTACCTTAACTGATCGCACGGTTGGCTACGATTTCACCTTCTCGGTGCCCAAATCCGTCTCCCTGCTCTACGCCTTGACGGACGACCCGGCGATCCGCGAGGCATTCCGAGGTGCGGTCGACGAGACCATGCGGGCGATCGAAAGCGAGATGAAAACCCGCGTCCGCAAGGGTGGGAAAGACGTCGACCGGGCCACCGGCAACATGGTTTGGGCCGAATTCGTCCACACGACCTCACGCCCGGTCGATGGCATCCCCGATCCACAACTCCATGCCCATTGTTTTGCGTTTAACGCCACCTGGGACGCCCATGAGCGGCAATGGAAGGCGGGACAATTCCGCGACCTCAAGCGGGATGCCCCGTACTTCCAGGCTGCCTTCCGCGTGCGGCTGGCGAACGCGTTGCAGGATCTCGGCTTCGCCATCGAGCGCAAGCGGGACGATTTTGAAATCGCCGGCGTCCCGCCGGCCATCGTGAAGCGATTTTCCCGGCGGACCGCACAGATCGAGGAGACGGCGGCCGAGCTGGGCATTACCGATCCGGACCGCAAAGGCGAACTCGGGGCAGCGACCCGCGAAAAGAAAGGCATCCCTCTGGCCTGGGACGAACTACGCGAGGTTTGGGCCGCTCGGTTGTCGACGGACGAGCGAGACGGTTTGGCCCGCATCTACGACCGCAAGACGCCGTCCTCGACACCCGCACGGGGCGAGCAAACGGCGGTGGACTACGCCCTCGACCATTGCTTTACCCGGGACGCGGTGGTTTCCGAGCGAAAATTATTGACCGCGGCGCTGCAACGCGGTCTCGGCTCGGTCACGGTCCAAGATACGGCCCGCGAGCTGGCGTCTCGGAGCCTGATCCGGGGCGAACACGCCGGGCAGGCGGTGGCCACGACTCCGGAGATGCTCGACGCCGAACGCCGGCTGATCGATTTCGCGCGCCAGGGCCGGGGGCGATGCCGCCCGCTGGCGGAGGTGGATCGCCCGCTCGTCCGCGACTGGCTGAATGACGGGCAAAAGGCCGCCGTCCGCCACGTCCTCGGCTCGCGGGATCGCGTGACCATCGTTCGCGGCGCCGCGGGCACTGGCAAAACGAAGCTCGAAGAGGAGCTGCGAGACGCCTTCCGCGAGACCGATCTCCCGGTAGTCGCCCTGGCACAATCGGCCGATGCCAGCCGGGGCGTCCTGCGGGACGAAGCCGGATTCCAAGACGCGGACACGGTCGCCCGCTTCCTCGTGGACACGCAGATGCAGAAGCGGGTGAGGGGCGGGGTCGTCCTAATCGACGAGGCCAGCCAGCTCGGCACCCGCGATCTCCTCCGGGTGTTCGACGTGGCCGACACGATCGGGGCGCGGGTGATCCTGGTCGGGGACCGCCGGCAGCATCGAGCGGTCACGGCCGGCGAGCCGCTGGCGCTGCTGGAAGAGAAAGCGGGTCTACCGGTCGCCGAAGTGACGGACATCATTCGCCAGTGGGGGGATTATGCCAAAGCGACGACGGCCCTCAGCCGGGGCGACATCGTAGCGGGTTTCGCCAAACTTGAACGCCTGAAATGGGTCAAGGAAATCTCCGATGACGACCGCGACCGTGTATTGGCCGAGGCGTACTTGGCGGCAGCGGCCGAGCGGAAGGCCAATGGGGAGTTTAAAACGGCCCTGGTCGTGAGTCCGACCCACGCGGAAGCGGGCCGTGTGACTCAGGAAATCCGCAGCGGTTTGCGAGAGGCGGGCCGCCTGGGCGAGGAGCGAGCGTTCGCGACCTGGCAGCCGCTTCACCTGACCGACGCCCAGAAGGCCGACCCGACCCAATACGCCAGCGGCGATCTGCTCCGTTTCCACAAGGCCGCCCCTGGGCACCGTAATGGAGAGAGGTTGGTACTCGCCGAGGGTGACGCGGCGCCGGTCGAGGCCGCCGACCGATTCGAGGTCTATCACCCGACGACGCTTTCGATCGCGGTGGGCGATCAGTTGCGGGTGACGGCCGGGGGCAAGACGAAAGACGGTAAGCACCGGCTCGACACCGGGGCGGCGTACACGGTGAAAGGATTCACCCCCCAGGGCGATCTGATCGACCAGCGGGGCTGGGTCATCGGTCGCGATTTCGGCTATTTGGCGCATGGCTATGCCGTGACCAGCCACGCCAGCCAGGGCAGGA encodes the following:
- a CDS encoding caspase family protein, with amino-acid sequence MKKYAILIAVEEYLDKAIDQVDYAANDAIAFSNALAEHGFDKADQVVLINNQATRGVIESQVRRVTKRLRKGDILYFYYAGHGFSKGAKNFLTCHDTLDADWDGTSVALAPIFGELQASDCERIVLFLDCCESGVKATSGRRGIYDNLKGYELEAFLDDAKHCFCFAACRSDESSWSSPKLKHGIWTHHVIEAFKGDAPLALERNRYLTANSLQNYLKSEVPRTLRKTHTTKEDQTPWTYGASSGDFKLADLGPILEERREKANKGVTLITELSFTAEETESLKSLSGWKKHYRIPSYHNHSAEEFAASCAFEELKEDLDTVFNGLKKAFGFVRRDLEAPDPERSSGGIITPYFDYSVSVSLNPDDLSEVIWTRTVDTIKNPEQVTSDAFAQVFNGVFDTLKFSLPTMIKIDDFIDAVEAAKIPELEIEHDRGAKYCTLELDGAVGKITLTTTSLSITHSQAQNPKQLIASFTTLRKLAQRHNVPLLSFTSSQKQLPPGKPTP
- a CDS encoding PIN domain-containing protein, translating into MADSVVTPNVFLDTEVFDAHHLDFDSPNIERLARFAANGTVCLLLTTVTKREVLDHLEKQAAETFRTLKDFRKHSRVMRKVLPGETMDALDAAKREAMAETLVARFEEFLSITSATVLPVDGVPAEAVLTKYFEKQPPFGEGKKKCEFPDAFAFCALQAWSEQNGDKEVYVVSNDGDWKKACAGHPRLIHVERLDELLQLYADSVLVTALLEALEANSEEVSNEIKVQVGEVGVYPGSNLIDGEVDDPNGKHVDIENTRIVEAKDGTASASVRCTLTIEAYVQADDPNSAVYDSDVKGYVHVGRIGGWIEREFERDVEVTLNYDPKHPEKASIVAARFYDQEFDLDVEEEELSRDDTDHDGGTEDELD
- a CDS encoding TenA family protein codes for the protein MRPFSDELREVAAPIWDEMLGTPFIQALISGGLDREQFRTWVVQNYLYLVELAKLLDRTAAKMHEPELVAWFSKAAVIALESDSKLHKDYAAHFRCEHELGDYSKVLPATANYTNHLHRYVAVGTPAVIVSALLPCLWGFVELGKRINATAKADGFYREWIDAYSSAEYATLAGEVLSFVDRLLPLEPKSSRELCVRAFRESCHHELEFWRMPTQGSKWNFEVGGKTAR
- the bcmE gene encoding thiamine pyridinylase; amino-acid sequence: MTRTVLLLFALLGLSLGVSAVGGQQPSPEAKPVEKTKLKVALFSLVDSNLMQEVLRAMWREKHPTVELKFVGWDSYKQDPAEGVDVFEYDAIFLDYMVKNGLVAKLDKSEVKDAEDFFDFAVAGSKVGGDFYGIPRIACTPVIFYRAGDEAIEKAKSIEELHKILGDRLDAPLEPKENEGLLINLSGSTSCACYYLDAVSDGSGTYSPMPALPEATKLDATALKNLQRLTRMGGREQVKFEDKVWTDDKRSEWFAQGKGRAMVGWTERLSAIPVEQHAKLKYRPFPLAESNAVNLLYVDMLSVSPKLDEGRKKLALEFANFAASKDAVMATFLARNAKTSSPQYLLPVRKSVAESTELRTEAPFYNDLVSILNEKPQAFRIGDSSRKWLADNRKAIQATIVDVK
- the mobF gene encoding MobF family relaxase, which translates into the protein MLRITQQQSSAAAKRYYATADYYSEGQEIVGNWGGEAARMLNLRGQVNKDAFARLCDNLHPEAEQSLTALTLTDRTVGYDFTFSVPKSVSLLYALTDDPAIREAFRGAVDETMRAIESEMKTRVRKGGKDVDRATGNMVWAEFVHTTSRPVDGIPDPQLHAHCFAFNATWDAHERQWKAGQFRDLKRDAPYFQAAFRVRLANALQDLGFAIERKRDDFEIAGVPPAIVKRFSRRTAQIEETAAELGITDPDRKGELGAATREKKGIPLAWDELREVWAARLSTDERDGLARIYDRKTPSSTPARGEQTAVDYALDHCFTRDAVVSERKLLTAALQRGLGSVTVQDTARELASRSLIRGEHAGQAVATTPEMLDAERRLIDFARQGRGRCRPLAEVDRPLVRDWLNDGQKAAVRHVLGSRDRVTIVRGAAGTGKTKLEEELRDAFRETDLPVVALAQSADASRGVLRDEAGFQDADTVARFLVDTQMQKRVRGGVVLIDEASQLGTRDLLRVFDVADTIGARVILVGDRRQHRAVTAGEPLALLEEKAGLPVAEVTDIIRQWGDYAKATTALSRGDIVAGFAKLERLKWVKEISDDDRDRVLAEAYLAAAAERKANGEFKTALVVSPTHAEAGRVTQEIRSGLREAGRLGEERAFATWQPLHLTDAQKADPTQYASGDLLRFHKAAPGHRNGERLVLAEGDAAPVEAADRFEVYHPTTLSIAVGDQLRVTAGGKTKDGKHRLDTGAAYTVKGFTPQGDLIDQRGWVIGRDFGYLAHGYAVTSHASQGRTVDKVFIAQSGESFAATTARQFYVSVSRGREQALIFTDDKDRLRSAVQRADAPLSATALAESKSHRPSFRQRLHDHLAFVRRLATFKRTHESPERVFQQEKSHQRTEREYER